A window from Sceloporus undulatus isolate JIND9_A2432 ecotype Alabama chromosome 8, SceUnd_v1.1, whole genome shotgun sequence encodes these proteins:
- the SSTR5 gene encoding somatostatin receptor type 5, which translates to MDPLYFSTLFLHDGNVSLSANVTDNETLAGFPASSDIRSSYIPIIYLLVCAIGLSGNTLVIYVVLRYAKMKTVTNIYILNLAIADVLFMLGLPFLAVQYAISYWSFGTFMCRLVTAVDGINQFTSIFCLTVMSLDRYLAVVHPIKSTKWRRPRVAKLTSLAVWTFSFLVVLPMIIFADVQEPYLTCNMSWPDPIEIWSAVFIIYMSVLGFFGPLLVICLCYLLIVIKVKSSGIRVGSTRRRRSERKVTRMVVIIVVVFVLCWLPFYIVNIVNLIFILPEEPMGVGVFSFVVILSYANSCANPILYAFLSENFKQSFQKVLCLHAGNGIEDGDPTEQRQEKSSRLQDGMLPQRSVESNGHMQTSKV; encoded by the coding sequence ATGGATCCGTTGTATTTCTCCACCCTTTTTCTGCATGATGGCAATGTCTCCTTGTCGGCAAATGTGACAGATAATGAAACCCTCGCAGGTTTCCCTGCTTCTTCTGACATCCGTTCCAGCTACATCCCGATCATATACCTCCTGGTTTGTGCCATCGGACTTAGCGGGAATACCTTGGTCATTTACGTGGTTCTGCGTTATGCCAAGATGAAGACAGTGACcaacatttacattttaaatttagcCATCGCTGATGTTCTTTTCATGCTTGGTTTACCATTCCTGGCTGTCCAGTATGCCATCTCCTATTGGTCTTTTGGGACCTTTATGTGTAGGCTAGTTACAGCTGTCGATGGCATCAACCAGTTCACCAGCATCTTTTGCTTAACTGTCATGAGTCTAGACCGCTATCTTGCCGTCGTCCATCCCATCAAGTCGACCAAATGGCGCCGGCCGAGGGTAGCCAAATTGACCAGCCTGGCAGTATGGACTTTCTCCTTCTTGGTGGTCCTCCCTATGATCATCTTTGCTGATGTCCAGGAGCCCTATCTTACCTGCAACATGTCTTGGCCCGACCCAATTGAGATATGGTCTGCTGTATTCATCATTTACATGTCCGTTTTGGGGTTCTTCGGACCTCTGCTGGTGATCTGTCTCTGCTACTTACTCATCGTCATCAAAGTCAAGTCATCTGGGATCCGAGTTGGATCCACAAGGCGTCGGCGGTCTGAAAGGAAAGTGACCCGGATGGTGGTCATCATCGTCGTCGTGTTTGTCTTGTGTTGGCTTCCCTTCTACATTGTGAACATTGTCAATTTGATATTCATCTTACCGGAGGAGCCAATGGGGGTGGGGGTTTTCTCCTTCGTGGTGATCCTTTCTTATGCCAACAGCTGTGCCAACCCCATACTCTATGCCTTCCTTTCTGAAAACTTCAAGCAGAGCTTTCAGAAGGTCTTGTGTCTCCACGCAGGCAACGGCATTGAAGATGGAGACCCAACCGAACAGCGGCAGGAGAAGAGCAGTCGCTTGCAGGACGGCATGCTTCCACAGAGAAGCGTCGAATCCAATGGGCACATGCAGACTAGTAAGGTGTAG